A genomic region of Gossypium hirsutum isolate 1008001.06 chromosome D01, Gossypium_hirsutum_v2.1, whole genome shotgun sequence contains the following coding sequences:
- the LOC107922351 gene encoding receptor-like protein kinase 7 — translation MPLSIAFPFSTLVFLVNNHYSAMSVRRNSHQWPPSVFIFFLFIFVISSVKSDEVEILLKFKSAVERSNSNVFSSWTQGKSACNFSGVVCNSNGFVTEINLPQQQIVGYLPFDSICELQALEKIDVGNNSFHGKISEDLKKCSGLQYLDWGCNAFSGEVPDLSSLNGLKFLNLNNSGFSGIFPWKSLENLTELTFLSLGDNPFAATPFPMEVLKLEKLYWLYLTNCSITGQIPQGIQNLSLLQNLELSDNSLSGPIPAGIVKLSQLWQLELYNNSLSGKIPVGFGNLTNLKYFDASMNRLEGDLSELRSLKNLVSLQLLENQFSGEVPAEFGEFKHLEGLSLYRNKLTGQLPPKIGSWSDLNFIDVSENFFTGPIPPDMCKNGKMVDLLLLQNNFNGTLPESYANCKSLVRLRVNNNSLSGTVPAGIWSLPNLLIIDLTMNRFEGPVAGDIGNAKSLAQLFLANNQFSGELPASISQATSLVSIQLTSNKFSGQIPATIGELKRLGSLYLNGNMFSGVIPDSLGSCGSLNDVNLAGNSLSGKIPESIGSLRNLNSLNLSENKLSGHIPTTLSPSILSLLDLSNNRLVGPIPKSLSIQAFKDCFKGNPGLCSSDLDDFQPCSSSPGTSSHLRTFLSCFIAGALVLLVSLGCYMFIKVRKSNLDHPLKQGSWNMKPYRMLSFTEKDIIDAIKSENLIGKGGSGNVYKVELEDGKELAVKHIWTSDSGNHKNYHSSTAMLTQRNSRNSGSLEYDAEVAALSAIRHVNVVKLYCSITSEDSNLLVYEYLPNGSLWDRLHSCHKMELNWKMRYAIAIGAAKGLEYLHHGCDRPVIHRDVKSSNILLDEEWKPRIADFGLAKIVQNGSGGDWTHVIAGTHGYMAPEYAYTCKINEKSDVYSFGVVLMELVTGKRPVEPEFGENKDIVYWIYNKLKTKETLVEALDPKISMASKEDAIKVLRIAVHCTAKIPALRPSMRKVVQMLEEAEPCKLTDIIVHGKGEK, via the exons ATGCCACTCTCTATAGCGTTTCCATTTTCAACACTTGTCTTCCTTGTCAATAATCACTACTCCGCCATGTCGGTCCGGCGAAACTCCCATCAATGGCCGCCTTCTGTGTTTATCTTTTTCTTATTCATCTTTGTTATTTCTTCTGTGAAGTCTGATGAAGTGGAGATATTGCTCAAGTTTAAGTCCGCAGTAGAAAGGTCCAATTCTAATGTATTCAGTTCATGGACACAGGGGAAGTCTGCATGTAACTTCAGCGGAGTTGTTTGTAATTCCAACGGATTCGTCACCGAAATCAATCTTCCCCAACAACAAATTGTTGGGTATCTTCCTTTTGATTCGATCTGTGAGTTGCAGGCATTGGAGAAGATTGATGTTGGGAACAATTCTTTTCATGGCAAGATTTCCGAGGACCTGAAGAAATGTTCTGGCCTACAGTACTTGGATTGGGGGTGCAATGCTTTTTCCGGAGAAGTGCCTGACTTGTCTTCTTTAAATGGATTGAAGttcttgaatttgaacaacagtgGATTTTCCGGGATTTTCCCCTGGAAATCACTGGAAAATCTCACGGAATTGACTTTCTTAAGCCTTGGTGATAATCCCTTTGCTGCAACTCCATTTCCTATGGAAGTACTGAAGCTTGAGAAATTGTATTGGCTTTATCTTACGAATTGCAGCATCACAGGACAGATTCCTCAGGGAATTCAGAATCTGAGTCTGTTACAAAATCTTGAACTCTCTGATAACAGCTTGTCGGGTCCGATCCCAGCCGGAATTGTGAAACTCAGCCAACTGTGGCAACTTGAGCTTTACAACAACTCATTGTCTGGAAAAATTCCTGTTGGCTTCGGAAACCTCACGAATCTTAAGTACTTCGATGCGTCGATGAATAGACTGGAAGGCGACCTATCGGAGTTGCGGTCCTTGAAGAACCTTGTTTCGTTGCAGCTCCTTGAAAACCAATTTTCAGGAGAGGTTCCAGCGGAGTTTGGTGAATTCAAGCACCTTGAAGGACTATCACTTTACAGGAATAAGCTTACGGGTCAGCTTCCACCAAAAATTGGGTCATGGTCGGATCTCAATTTCATAGATGTTTCCGAGAATTTCTTTACAGGTCCTATACCACCAGATATGTGCAAGAATGGCAAAATGGTTGATCTTCTTCTGCTGCAGAACAACTTCAACGGCACTCTCCCGGAAAGCTACGCAAACTGTAAGTCGTTGGTTCGTTTACGAGTGAACAACAATTCGCTATCCGGTACCGTCCCTGCTGGAATATGGAGTTTGCCGAATCTCTTGATTATTGATCTTACAATGAATCGGTTCGAAGGTCCAGTGGCAGGTGATATTGGTAATGCTAAGTCTCTTGCACAACTGTTCTTGGCCAATAATCAGTTTTCAGGTGAATTGCCTGCTTCAATCTCTCAAGCTACATCATTAGTCTCAATTCAGCTTACGTCGAATAAATTTTCTGGCCAAATTCCAGCAACTATTGGAGAACTAAAACGCCTAGGCAGCCTTTATTTGAATGGAAACATGTTTTCTGGTGTAATACCAGATTCATTAGGCTCATGTGGTTCTCTCAATGACGTAAACCTTGCTGGTAATTCACTTTCCGGGAAAATTCCTGAGAGTATTGGATCTTTACGTAATCTAAACTCCTTGAATTTATCCGAAAACAAACTTTCCGGTCACATTCCAACTACTCTGTCACCTTCAATATTAAGCCTTCTTGACTTGTCCAACAACCGGTTGGTTGGTCCTATACCTAAATCTTTATCTATTCAGGCTTTTAAAGATTGCTTCAAGGGGAATCCAGGCCTATGCAGCTCGGATCTTGATGACTTTCAGCCATGTTCGTCAAGTCCTGGTACATCGAGTCATCTTCGAACATTTTTATCCTGTTTcatagctggagcattagtccTGCTTGTATCATTAGGATGTTACATGTTTATTAAGGTAAGGAAGAGTAACCTTGATCATCCATTGAAGCAGGGTTCTTGGAACATGAAACCATATCGTATGCTAAGTTTCACTGAAAAGGATATCATTGATGCGATCAAATCGGAGAATTTGATAGGTAAAGGGGGATCAGGAAATGTCTATAAAGTTGAACTGGAAGATGGAAAAGAACTGGCTGTGAAGCATATTTGGACCTCAGATTCCGGCAATCATAAAAACTACCATAGCAGTACAGCTATGCTAACACAAAGGAACTCAAGGAACTCTGGGTCACTAGAATATGACGCAGAGGTGGCGGCATTGAGTGCCATTCGGCATGTGAATGTGGTGAAGCTGTACTGTAGTATCACAAGTGAGGATAGCAATCTACTGGTTTATGAGTATCTACCTAATGGGAGCTTGTGGGACAGGCTGCACTCATGTCACAAGATGGAGCTGAACTGGAAGATGAGATATGCCATTGCCATAGGAGCCGCTAAAGGGTTAGAGTATTTGCATCATGGATGTGATAGGCCGGTTATACACCGTGATGTGAAGTCGAGCAATATTTTGTTAGATGAAGAGTGGAAGCCAAGGATTGCTGATTTTGGTCTTGCAAAGATTGTGCAGAACGGCAGTGGAGGGGATTGGACTCATGTTATAGCTGGAACTCACGGTTACATGGCTCCTG AGTATGCATACACATGCAAGATCAATGAGAAGAGTGATGTTTACAGCTTTGGAGTTGTGTTGATGGAGTTGGTCACAGGAAAAAGGCCGGTTGAACCTGAATTTGGAGAGAACAAGGACATAGTTTATTGGATCTACAATAAACTGAAGACCAAAGAAACATTGGTTGAGGCGTTGGACCCTAAAATCTCGATGGCATCAAAGGAAGATGCCATCAAGGTGTTGAGAATCGCAGTCCACTGCACGGCAAAGATTCCGGCACTTAGACCTAGCATGAGAAAGGTAGTTCAAATGCTGGAGGAGGCTGAACCTTGTAAACTTACTGATATTATTGTTCATGGAAAAGGTGAAAAGTAG
- the LOC107921278 gene encoding branched-chain amino acid aminotransferase 2, chloroplastic: MFCNGTLTRFGNIQMCPSSGILNYGQGLFEGLKAYRKEDEGILLFRTEENALRMKVGADRMCMPSPTVDQFIDAVKKTVLANKRWVPPHGRGSLYIRPLLMGTGRNLEVKPSSEYTFLVYASPVGNGLKGVLNLMVEDNVHRATPGGTGGIKAVTNYSPIYKPLTEAKAKGFSDLLYLDALTGSNIEECSGCNIFILKGNVISTPTTHGTILPGITRKSIMEIASGFGYQVEERAIPIKEVFDAEEVFCTGTAMIVKSVASITYQGKRIEYKLGAETLAQKLHATLTGIQTGVIEDKLGWTMVID; the protein is encoded by the exons ATGTTTTGCAACGGAACCTTAACTCGCTTTGGCAACATTCAGATGTGCCCTTCATCTGGAATATTAAACTATGGCCAG GGGTTATTCGAGGGGCTAAAGGCGTATAGGAAGGAAGACGAGGGTATTCTGCTCTTCCGAACCGAAGAGAACGCTCTGAGGATGAAGGTGGGTGCGGATCGAATGTGCATGCCATCACCAACCGTTGACCAATTCATAGATGCTGTCAAAAAGACTGTGCTGGCCAACAAGAGATGG GTACCTCCTCATGGGAGAGGATCATTATATATTAGGCCTTTGCTTATGGGAACTGGTCGAAATCTGGAAGTGAAACCATCATCAGAGTACACGTTCTTAGTGTATGCTTCCCCAGTGGGCAATGGTCTCAAG GGTGTTCTGAACTTGATGGTTGAAGACAATGTCCATAGAGCTACTCCTGGTGGTACCGGAGGCATTAAAGCTGTCACCAATTACTCGCCA ATTTACAAGCCATTAACTGAAGCAAAAGCTAAAGGGTTCTCAGATCTCTTATATCTGGATGCATTGACTGGAAGCAACATTGAGGAATGTTCTGGTTGCAATATCTTCATTCTCAAG GGAAATGTTATCTCAACTCCAACAACTCATGGGACAATTCTCCCGGGAATCACAAGAAAAAGCATCATGGAAATTGCATCTGGTTTTGGATACCAG GTTGAGGAACGAGCTATTCCGATCAAGGAGGTGTTTGATGCTGAAGAAGTCTTTTGCACAGGAACAGCTATGATTGTGAAGTCTGTTGCAAGTATAACCTACCAGGGCAAAAG GATCGAATACAAACTGGGAGCAGAAACACTGGCTCAGAAATTGCATGCAACACTAACAGGGATTCAAACTGGTGTGATCGAGGACAAGCTGGGATGGACCATGGTCATCGATTAA
- the LOC121213966 gene encoding glutathione S-transferase F9 has protein sequence MFASKMGFPPDENLIKESEEKLGKVLDIYEERLSKNKYLAGDFFSLVDLSHLPFTQYLVGQMGKEYMTTSRKHVSAWWDDISSRPSRQKVLQLYAPSF, from the coding sequence ATGTTTGCTTCCAAGATGGGGTTCCCTCCTGATGAAAATTTGATCAAGGAAAGCGAGGAAAAGCTAGGCAAAGTTCTGGATATTTATGAGGAGAGGCTGTCAAAGAACAAGTACTTGGCTGGTGATTTCTTTAGCCTTGTTGACCTGAGCCACCTGCCATTTACTCAGTACTTGGTGGGTCAAATGGGAAAGGAATACATGACAACCAGCAGGAAGCATGTGAGTGCTTGGTGGGATGATATTAGCAGCAGACCGTCCCGGCAGAAGGTTCTCCAGCTCTATGCTCCTTCTTTCTAA
- the LOC121213604 gene encoding uncharacterized protein → MGQQQVNQMEAGHVFVEGIRDAMVVNRRMARSMTVEVYSRHNETFRVTETIDCRPSIPPRSYGVDLQNRRCDCRRFQTLHFPCAHVVAACAKVGLNVEQFIDEVYTIERTLRVWENEFPVLPDLSTWEVPPTTFELVLDIRLRRNLKGRPQSSRIHNEMAIREKSDRNLCGVCRLPGHNQSKCPLRNYHVGQLSQSGRN, encoded by the coding sequence atgggtcagcaacaagtgAACCAGATGGAGGCGGGACATGTCTTTGTCGAAGGCATTAGGGATGCAATGGTTGTAAACCGTCGAATGGCGAGGTCGATGACagtagaagtatattcacgacATAATGAAACGTTTCGAGTTACAGAGACCATCGATTGTCGACCcagtataccacctaggtcctacggagttgatctccaAAATAGACGGTGCGATTGTAGGAGGTTTCAAACACTTCATTTTCCATGTGCACACGTCGTGGCAGCTTGTGCTAAAGTTGGGCTCAATGTAGAACAATTTATCGATGAAGTGTACACCATCGAACGCACGTTGCGTGTATGGGAAAACGAGTTCCCCGTGCTTCCTGACCTATCTACTTGGGAGGTACCTCCGACGACCTTCGAACTAGTCCTAGACATAAGGTTGCGTAGAAACTTGAAAGGTCGTCCGCAATCATCCAGAATCCATAACGAAATGGCcattagggagaaatctgacAGGAATTTGTGTGGCGTATGCAGATTACCCGGTCATAATCAGAGTAAATGCCCTCTCCGAAACTACCATGTTGGACAATTGTCTCAATCGGGTAGAAATTGA